The sequence below is a genomic window from Natrinema salifodinae.
CGCCGTCAGCCGTGGACTCGAGGTCCGACGGAAGATCCGCGTCGTTCGAGCCCGTCGACTGATCGTCGCCGTTTTCGTTTCGTTCATCGGAGGGATCGTCGCTCACGCAGCCCGCAGTACCGGCCGCTCCGGCAGCGAGCGTCGCGAGAAGGATCTGGCGGCGTCGAACCATATCGAATAATTGTTTCGTAGTATGATAAGTTTTACCGAAGAAGAGGTAGCAAAATAATGGAGGCGTGGCGGAATTGCCAGCGTTCTCTTCTCAATATCATAGCGTTCGCGGTTGCGAACCCGGTCGACGTCGGCGAATTGACGATCGAGGACGCGGACTACGTTGGCGTCTCGTTGCCATCGCGACCCGAGCCTTTCCTTCCACTGTTCGATCGAACGGAGACTCGATTGCCCCGCGCTTCTCGCCGTCGTTGTGGCTTTCCGGCAGCGGTAAGCATTTAGGCTCTCGAAAAATTGTGGTATACAATGTCAGACAAAACCCCAGTAATAGTTAGCGCTGTTAGAACTGCTCAAGGAAAAGAGGACGGTGCACTCGCGGATATCCGCAGCGAGGACCTCTCGATTCCGCTGGTCAACGAGATGCTCGCCGAGACCGGCCTGGCGGGCGAGGACGTCGACGACCTGATGTGGGGTTGCGCCCAGCAGCGCGAGGAACAGCGGGCGAACATCGCGCGACAGATCGCGCTCTTCTCGGAACTGGGCGAGGGGGTCCCGGCGACGACCGTCGACCGGCAGTGCGCCTCCTCCGCGCAGGCGATCATCGGCGCCGCGGACTCGATCGCGGCGGGCCGGCACGACGCGGTCATCGCGGGCGGCGTCGAGAGCATGAGCCGGGTCAAGATGGGGTCCGCCGGCAGCGACGACATGTACCCCGGCTTCGACGAGCGCTACGGGATGGAGAACCTCCAGATGGGGATGACCGCCGAGAAGGTCGCCGAGGAGTTCGGTATCTCCCGCGCGGAGCAAGACGAGTACGGCGCCCGCAGCCAGCGGCGCGCGGTCGAGGCCACCGAAGAGGGGCGCTTCGACGACGAGATCGTCCCCATCAAGACCGAGGACGGCGTCCACGACGAGGACGAGGGGCTCCGTCCCGGGACGACCACGGAGAAACTCGCCGACCTCCCGACGGTCTTCAAAGAGGACGGCACGGTGACGCCGGGCAACGCCTCGCAGATCGCCGACGGCGCGGCCGGCGTCATGCTCACCAGCCGTGAACTCGCCGACGAGCGCGGACTGGAGGTCCTGGCGGAAGTCGGCACCAGCTACGTCGCCGGCGTCGACCCGACGATCATGGGCGTCGGCCCAGTCCCCGCCACCGAAGGGCTGCTCGAGCGCGCCGGGCGCGACATCGACGACTACGGCCTGGTCGAGATCAACGAGGCCTTCGCCAGCCAGACGCTGTACTCCCAGCGAGAACTCGGTATTCCGGACAACCGGCTCAACGTCAACGGCGGCGCGATCGCCATCGGCCACCCGCTGGGCGCTTCGGGCGCTCGCCTGCCGGTGACGCTCGTCCACGAGATGAACCGCCGCGGCGTCGAGCGGGGCATCGCGACCGAGTGCGTCGGCTTCGGCCAGGGCGCGGCGATCGAGTTCGAACTGCCGTAATCCGCGCCGTCCGCCCCGGTGATGCTTTTTCGCTCGGCGACGTGGGACGTCGCATGCGCACCGACCTCGAGTCCGAACTCCGCGAGCGGCTGTGCGCGGACGGGTACCTCTTCCCCGACTACGACGGCTACTGCTTCGCGAACGTACCCGAGACGGTGCTGTCGGCCCTCGACGCGAACGTCGAGACGGACGACGTCCCGCCGTCCGGCGATCACCGACCGCTTCCCGCCGACGTGCTCGACGGGGTCGGGAGCGGGAACGGATACGACCGCGTTCTGGTCGTCCTCGTCGACGGCTTCGGGCTCGAATTCTGGAAGCGCCACGATCACCCGCTGCTCGATCGATTCGAGGCCGCGGGGACCGTCTCGCCGCTGACGACGATCTACCCCTCCGAGACTGCTGCGGCGCTGACCACCTTCCACACCGGGCGGTTGCCCGCCGCCCACGGCGTCCTGGGCTGGGACGTCTACGACCCGGCGGACGACGCCTCCTACGAGGCCTTCACCGTCGACGTCAAGGCCGGCGACGAGCCGGTCGACCGCGACATGCAGGACGTCTTCGAGGGCCAGGCGATCTATCCGGCCCTCACCGACGCGGGGATCGACTGCCGCCACGTCGTCCCGTTCCCGGAGACCTACGACGGCGCAACTGCACACACCTACGGCGGGGACGTCGACGCGCCGGCGTACGCCCTCGACGGGTTCGAGTCGGCGCTCCGGGAGGCGTTCACCGCGGCCGACGAACCCGCCTTCCTCTACGCGTACCTCCCGCAGATCGACGCCGCCGCGCACGCCGCCGGCACCGACAGCGACGCGTACCGGGAGGCGGTCGCGGACACCTTCGATGCGATCGAGCGCGCGCTCTCGGGGCTCCCGGGGGGCGACGCGACGGACGCGGCGGGATCGGCCCTCGACGAGACGCTCGTCCTCCTGACGGCCGATCACGGTCACGTCGACACCGACACCGCTCGCAGCGTCGACCTCGAATCGTTCGAGTCGGTAATGGACGGTCTCGACCGACACGCGAACGGCGAGCCGGTCCGCTACGCCGGCAGTCCGCGCAACGTCCACCTCCACCTGCGGGGCGGCGACGGCGTGTGCGACCGAGTTCGCTCGGACCTCGCCGACGCCCTCGACGCCCGGATCTTCTCCCGCCAGGCGGCCCGCGACCGCGACCTCTTCGGCGCCGGCCCGGAGAGCGACACCTTCCGTCGTCGGCTCGGCGACCTGGTCGTCTGTCACCGTGACCAGGCGGTCTGGTACGGCAGCGATTCCGCGAAGTTCGAGCTGGTCGGGATGCACGGCGGGCTCCACCCCGACGAGATGCTCGTGCCTGTCGCGGCGGCCGAGCTCGGTCGGCTTCGCGGCTGAATCCGGTGGCCGACGCCGGTGCCTACGAGACGTCGTAGGTCGTCTCGAGGTACGAGATCAGCTCGTCGACCGTCGCCGGATCGTACGTCCAGAATCCGTAGTACTGGCCCTCGTCGCGCTCTTCGGCGAGTAACGCGCAGGCGTCCAGTTCGTTGCCGCCGCCGTCGAACGCCACGATCCAGAACGTGCCGAGTTCACCGCCGGCCTCGGACGCGACCATCACGTCGTCGGCGAGCGAGGTGTCCCACGCGTCGTCGACGAACACCGCTACCGCGAGCGAATCGCGGCTCGCTAACTGGTCGTAGACCTCGGTCTGTTCGGCGAGCGCGGTCGCGCGCTGGAACCCCGCGTACAGCGTGCCGGCGCCGACGCGCCAGGCCCGTTCTTCGATCTCGCGGGCGGTCGCCAGCATCTGGCGCCGGCTGTAGGACGTAAACAGGGTGTTCTCGAGGAAGTCGAACAGCTCCGCCCGGTCGTAATCGTCGTCGGCGAGTTTCCACGGCGGGTGGATCTCCGGCGAGAGGATCGATTGGAACTGCTCGAGCCCCACCGCGCCGCGGAACTCGCCGTCGGCGCTCCGAACGATCACGAACCCCGACTCGCCGAGCGAGCCGAGCGAACGGCGGGTCACGTCGACGTTTCGCGTGTCGAACTGGCGGCGAAGCGCCGTGACGGCCGCGTCGTCGTCCGTGTGGACCTCGAGGGCCTTGCGCCGGCGTTCGATCGCCTCGATGAAGTCCCGAAGCGAGTTCACGGCGTTCATGGCGATGAGTCGGTCACCCCCAGGGCGTCGGTGACCGCGTCCGGAATGTCGGCGTCGGTAACGGCCTTCGCGTCGGCGTCGAACGCGGCGAACCCCAGCGTATCGAGCCGAGGAAGGATCACGTGATACAACCGGATCCGAACCCGATCGCGGTCCGCCGGGGTAGCGATCATCCCTTCGACGCTGGCCGTCTTGCCCGTGACAACGTCGGCGAGCTCCTCGAGCGTCCGCGTCGGCTCGTCGTGGAGCAAGACGATCGCGTAGCGGGCGGCGGGATCGGCGAGCAGGCGGACCACTCGGTCGACCGGAAGCTCGTCAGCGGCCGCTTGCAGGGTCACCAGGTCGGGTTCGATCCGTTTCTTGCCCATTCGTGAACCGTACGCGATCGACGCCGAAATAGCTGTGCCCAGCCCACCGACGGTATCCCGTCCGAGACGGCCGATCGCTCGATCGCGTCGCGTCGAGAGCGACCGCGTCGCGCCCGACGTCCGTGCGGTGTGCGCGAATCCTGCAGGGCTAAGTGGCCGCGTCACAGAGGACGGGGTAATGAACGGCAACCGCTTCGGTCGCCTCTTTCAGGTGACCACGTTCGGCGAGAGCCACGGGGAGGCGATGGGTTGTACCATCTCGGGCTGCCCTGCCGGCCTCGAACTCTCCGAAGAGGACATCCAGGAGGACCTCGATCGCCGGAAACCAGGCCAGTCGATGATCACGACCAGCCGCGGCGAACCCGACGCCGTCTCGATCAAGTCCGGCGTTCAGGACGGCTACACCACCGGAACGCCGATCGGCCTGGTCATCCAGAACAAGGACGCCCGATCGGGCAAGTACGAGCCATTCATCACCGCGCCCCGTCCCAGCCACGGCGACTTCACCTACTCGGCGAAGTTCGGCACGCGCAACTGGGGTGGCGGCGGCCGCTCGTCGGCCCGAGAGACCGTCAACTGGGTCGCGGCGGGCGCGATCGCAAAGCAACTCCTCGAGCGCGAGGGAATCGAACTCAAGGCCCACGTCAACCAGATCGGCGACATCGAGGCCCCCGAGGTGAGCTTCGAGGAGATCAAAGAGCACTCCGAAGAGAACGACGTGCGGTGTGCCCACCCCGAGACCGCCGACGCGATGCAGGACCTGATCGCCGACTATCAGGACGAAGGCGACTCCATCGGCGGGAGCATCTACTTCGAGGCCCAGGGCGTCCCCCGCGGGCTCGGCGCGCCGCGGTTCGACTCGCTGTCCGCGCGGCTCGGCCAGGCGATGATGGCGATCCCGGCCACGACGGCCTTCGAGTTCGGCCTCGGCCGCGAGGCGCGCGAGTGGACCGGCAAGGAGCGCAATGACGACTGGGAGTTCGACGACGAGGGCGACCCGACGCCCGTCGAGAACGACCACGGCGGCATTCAGGGCGGCATCTCCTCCGGCGAGCCGATCTACGGCGAGGTGACGCTGCACGCGCCGACGTCCATCCCGAAGCCCCAGCAGACGGCCGACTGGGAGACCGGCGAACTAAAAGAGGAGAAGGTCATCGGCCGCCACGACCCCGTGTTGCCGCCTCGCGGCGTCCCCGTCGTCGAGGCGATGCTCGCGCTGACGCTGGTCGACTTCATGCTGCTGTCGGGCCGGCTCAACCCCGACCGCGTTGACGACCAGCCCGGCGAGTATGACACGGATTACCACCCGAGCAACCCGCGGAACGAGTAGCTCGTCGATCCGTAAGCGATCTCTCAATTCTGTTTCGCAGACGTATATAGCATACTGAGCCGAGAGTAGTCAGAAGCGAAATAATCGACTCTGTCTCCCTAATCATTCAGATGATTCTCTGAAGGCGCACACTACGCGTGCGAACTGAACGGCTGAATATTGACCGTCACTAAGTGGATTTATAATCATATATGACCAATTTCTTAAACCCCCTCAGCTACGCCCCATCCACTTCGTTCAACATTTATAGCCTAACCCCACTACTATTTAAATAGTAAAGCGCATATTTTACGTGTTTCCCCATTTCTTGTACGTCTATTATAACATGTGTGTACAACCATTAAATTGCTTGAGAGGGTACAGAATAGTCCATGCCAGACGATAGCATGAGACACGGGTCGGAGTGGTATCGACGGGGGGTTATGAAGGCGGCCGGAGGGGCCACGGTACTCGGGCTCCAGACCGGCGTCGCCGGCGCACAGGAAAGCGAAACCGAATCAAGTCAGGAAGCACCAGACGCAACAGACCGAATCTCTGGAGCTGAACGCCTGTCAGTGCGGGATTTCCACGAGGAGAACTACGAAATCACCCACATCCATCGTCGGAAGGAGGCGGTTGAAACCCTTCTGAAGGATCCAGAGGCCAATAGTGTTGCACGAGAGTGGATTGCAAATTTCGTTGGGTACGAACCGCTCTCGAATCACCTTGACGCGATTAGCATTCAGGGACCAACGGATTACACCGTCGAAGGCGGACTCGACCAAGGTGGCTGGGAGATCACAGCGAGGAATCGACAGACGATATTCGGCCTCGTCGATCGCCAGCATAACGAGCTAGTTGCACTCCACATCAGCGACCCGATAGATGTGTCATGGCAGGAGGAGTATTCGCAAGAGGAACTCCAGCGGGTACGGGTTATGCGCGAGCACCCGGATGTACAAGACTTCGCACAGGATAGAGACACATGGGCGGTGTTCAAGGTCGCTGAGGAGATTTTCGCTTGGAAGGACAGACCACACGGTGAAGTTTCATCGCTTATCTTCTACGGGGTTGGTGACGACGAGGTTTCGGTAGCGGTTGGCTATCTCGACGTGACCGACTCGGAAAACCCCGAGTTGGTTGATCTGCATTTCGTCGAGGACTTCGTCCGATATCCGGTTCAGAAGATGGCCCGGCAGATCTCACCGGCTGATCAAACAGTCCTCGGGGAAGTGCCGGCTGTTCCACTCGAGCAGCGCCCGCTCAAGACGGCCGAAGATGGGTTCCATCGATTCGATCTATTGCCTGAAGAATCGTTCGAGCAGGACAACTGGCAGATCGAGTGGGAACCGCCCGAAACAATGGGGGTGACGTTCTACGGTGACTACAACGGGACGCCGGTCTTCCGGACGATGAATGCAATGGCCACTCCAACGGGCTATAACTTACCGCCGCGAGAGGGGCGAAACACGGTCGACTGGTTCTTCCCAGATCATGAACCCGTCTTCAACGGACATCACCTATACTGGGACATTCACAGTATTCCGTTCGGCGGGCCAGGTCAGCTTGGAAAGATCGACTATCCCGAACGCAGAGGGCATCCATCCGGGTTCCAGTTCCGAACCCATTACCATACCGGGGCCCAGGGACGGGGGAGTATCGACTTCCACTCAGGAGCACAGTTCGGTCCGTACAACTACAATATCTCATACGAATTTTTCAGCGACGGACGAATCGTCCCAATCTGGCGCCGACACGGACCAGGGCACGAAGTGGAGTCACTGAGGAACTATGGAGCTACAGAGAACTGGGATGGGGAAGACAATGTGACAATGCAGTACCTCCACTACACGGCGCTTGAGGTGACTCCTGGGACGACAGAAGGTGTTGAAACCCACGTCTTCGACGGAGACCAGTGGATTACCCCTGATGAAGAGTTCTACCTTGAGGGTGAACCCGGACAGAAGGTTCGATTCTCGAACCCAGACGGAAGTGAACAAATTGACATTCCGATGGATCGGAGCTTGGAACTCGTCGTAGTCCCAGTCAACTCTGACGAGATCGGGCCAGCGGACTCTCAGAAAACGCGGGTCGAAGACTTAGAGACTGAACTCGAGTTCTACCATCCGGCGCAGTATGTCGATGGAGACTCTATCCAAAATCAACGAGTGATCACCTGGCTCATCATGGAAGGCACAGTGGCTGAGGTCCCCCATCCTGCTGCTGTGAGTGGATACGTAGCTCAATCCGAATTGCAGATTAACGGCTATGACGACTGAATAGTAACTCTCCCCTCTTGTTATTTTATCTTTTCTGCCAAGGGATTCTTGCTACCGTTAGAACCATCAACGCGGAAATTCACGCTAAAAAGACTGTCTCTTTGGATTCACTCGCTTCGGCAGCGAACCACTTGCTCTGATCACGGATCCTCGTGGGATAAGTCTTCACTTGTACTGATCGTTGGGGAATTCAATAGAGAGAAAGTACCGTATCAGGTGGCGTCTCTCCACTGCGGAGCCCACTTACCCGAGCGCGACCGACTCGCTAGTATCCCAGTTGATCGCGGATCAACACGACGGTTGTGCGATCCTCCTCGAGTTCCTGTCGGAAGATGAGTTGCTTGGCGATAGCGGAATCGACGCCGTAGGCCTCTTCGCTCGTTCGTTCTCGAGGGGGTAGGCCACCGACTCGAGGCGATCGAGCGCGTCGTCGAGCGTCGCGTCGATCTCGGTGTCGCCTACGTAATCTGATTTCTACGTAATCTGATTTTTGCTGTGATATTTGCTGTATCTGTACGTTCGTTTGGAGCCGAGACGACTTAAGCGCTCGCGGATACC
It includes:
- a CDS encoding DUF7344 domain-containing protein → MGKKRIEPDLVTLQAAADELPVDRVVRLLADPAARYAIVLLHDEPTRTLEELADVVTGKTASVEGMIATPADRDRVRIRLYHVILPRLDTLGFAAFDADAKAVTDADIPDAVTDALGVTDSSP
- a CDS encoding thiolase family protein encodes the protein MSDKTPVIVSAVRTAQGKEDGALADIRSEDLSIPLVNEMLAETGLAGEDVDDLMWGCAQQREEQRANIARQIALFSELGEGVPATTVDRQCASSAQAIIGAADSIAAGRHDAVIAGGVESMSRVKMGSAGSDDMYPGFDERYGMENLQMGMTAEKVAEEFGISRAEQDEYGARSQRRAVEATEEGRFDDEIVPIKTEDGVHDEDEGLRPGTTTEKLADLPTVFKEDGTVTPGNASQIADGAAGVMLTSRELADERGLEVLAEVGTSYVAGVDPTIMGVGPVPATEGLLERAGRDIDDYGLVEINEAFASQTLYSQRELGIPDNRLNVNGGAIAIGHPLGASGARLPVTLVHEMNRRGVERGIATECVGFGQGAAIEFELP
- a CDS encoding alkaline phosphatase family protein — encoded protein: MRTDLESELRERLCADGYLFPDYDGYCFANVPETVLSALDANVETDDVPPSGDHRPLPADVLDGVGSGNGYDRVLVVLVDGFGLEFWKRHDHPLLDRFEAAGTVSPLTTIYPSETAAALTTFHTGRLPAAHGVLGWDVYDPADDASYEAFTVDVKAGDEPVDRDMQDVFEGQAIYPALTDAGIDCRHVVPFPETYDGATAHTYGGDVDAPAYALDGFESALREAFTAADEPAFLYAYLPQIDAAAHAAGTDSDAYREAVADTFDAIERALSGLPGGDATDAAGSALDETLVLLTADHGHVDTDTARSVDLESFESVMDGLDRHANGEPVRYAGSPRNVHLHLRGGDGVCDRVRSDLADALDARIFSRQAARDRDLFGAGPESDTFRRRLGDLVVCHRDQAVWYGSDSAKFELVGMHGGLHPDEMLVPVAAAELGRLRG
- the aroC gene encoding chorismate synthase — translated: MNGNRFGRLFQVTTFGESHGEAMGCTISGCPAGLELSEEDIQEDLDRRKPGQSMITTSRGEPDAVSIKSGVQDGYTTGTPIGLVIQNKDARSGKYEPFITAPRPSHGDFTYSAKFGTRNWGGGGRSSARETVNWVAAGAIAKQLLEREGIELKAHVNQIGDIEAPEVSFEEIKEHSEENDVRCAHPETADAMQDLIADYQDEGDSIGGSIYFEAQGVPRGLGAPRFDSLSARLGQAMMAIPATTAFEFGLGREAREWTGKERNDDWEFDDEGDPTPVENDHGGIQGGISSGEPIYGEVTLHAPTSIPKPQQTADWETGELKEEKVIGRHDPVLPPRGVPVVEAMLALTLVDFMLLSGRLNPDRVDDQPGEYDTDYHPSNPRNE
- a CDS encoding DICT sensory domain-containing protein, which produces MNSLRDFIEAIERRRKALEVHTDDDAAVTALRRQFDTRNVDVTRRSLGSLGESGFVIVRSADGEFRGAVGLEQFQSILSPEIHPPWKLADDDYDRAELFDFLENTLFTSYSRRQMLATAREIEERAWRVGAGTLYAGFQRATALAEQTEVYDQLASRDSLAVAVFVDDAWDTSLADDVMVASEAGGELGTFWIVAFDGGGNELDACALLAEERDEGQYYGFWTYDPATVDELISYLETTYDVS